In Kangiella profundi, one DNA window encodes the following:
- a CDS encoding general secretion pathway protein GspB, whose translation MSYILDAIKKTESGEKDGDVPNLNSEHQHTAFVEDDESRRWLIPMLVVIGILLSVVIWLLLKPANLQESVQAIPSQSSQDNLQENVQENSQTSLNSQQPFSAQAKSQVDIDTVTETTEPSSDIASSQSGVIIKKAPLELQQPVVQVQPQRQPQKVVETINTRPVTEVVQDSGSVQKPVQQSMQQPVRTNDEPVFLAAIDHDHWPTLIYTTHIYATDPDDRFVMLNGKAYSIGDTITKGMVVADILENDLLVEYQGQKVIVPGLSDVNP comes from the coding sequence ATGTCTTATATACTGGATGCAATTAAAAAAACAGAATCAGGCGAGAAGGACGGTGATGTTCCGAATTTAAACAGTGAACATCAACATACAGCTTTTGTCGAAGATGATGAAAGCAGACGTTGGTTAATTCCGATGCTGGTAGTGATAGGTATATTATTATCAGTGGTCATCTGGTTATTATTAAAGCCTGCAAATCTTCAAGAGAGCGTTCAAGCTATACCCAGTCAAAGCTCTCAAGATAACTTACAAGAAAACGTACAAGAAAACTCTCAGACATCACTTAATAGTCAACAGCCATTTTCAGCACAAGCTAAATCGCAGGTTGATATAGACACCGTAACTGAAACAACTGAGCCATCATCAGACATTGCCTCGAGTCAGTCTGGAGTTATCATTAAAAAAGCGCCATTAGAACTACAACAGCCTGTAGTGCAGGTTCAACCTCAGAGACAGCCGCAAAAGGTAGTTGAAACGATCAACACAAGGCCGGTAACTGAAGTAGTTCAAGATTCTGGAAGTGTTCAGAAACCAGTGCAACAATCTATGCAACAACCCGTAAGAACTAATGACGAACCTGTCTTTCTAGCAGCTATTGATCATGATCATTGGCCAACGTTGATTTATACCACCCATATTTATGCCACAGATCCCGATGACCGTTTTGTGATGCTAAATGGTAAGGCATATAGTATTGGCGATACGATTACTAAAGGAATGGTGGTTGCTGATATTCTGGAGAATGATTTATTGGTGGAGTACCAGGGACAGAAGGTCATTGTCCCCGGCTTGAGTGATGTTAATCCGTAA
- a CDS encoding M16 family metallopeptidase → MSSKISKTRFSLLLLCISFLISCQTLAPEKDNNRLPLSPEVTTGELKNGIRYYIHPNGKPEERAYITLLLNVGSLQEEEHERGAAHFVEHMAFNGSTHFNKNDLVTTLESLGMSFGSDINAFTSFDSTRYHLEIPTDNPDNWSTIALILDDWITGIKFEPEEVEKERKVILSEKRARKGLGERLSEVLTPINFGDARHGKRMPIGTDETLNAMTADDLRDFYQKWYQPHNMALIITGDVDPENAVKFFNNTIGQIKPSNAIKPQEYLIPAKQEPDFEIITDQEILSSSLNIRYQTHSVTLDDYDALRYRLLNQIVVSLFNKRMYELAESAEKPFENAGLGYSQLGNDKLLFNFSVTPKDGYFSQGYTRLIEEMKRVEQHGFLDTELERYRKEVLNGSLLAVEDMDSTHSSHLTEQYMSHFLYGEHYFSTIQRHLLLEAVLPTISASEISEHFKRLLSNPLHSTIVYAPVNEAPAKDLKNDLYTKLEQSVQVEPYQEAELDAPLMVALPEKGSIVDQSSIEAVEATKYQLSNGATVIIRPSDLSNTEVLLVAYAPGGYSLASKQQQRSAMESAKLVASSGIGSYTRTDLGKKLQDKTVQLNLNVGRYYSQLSASSAPKDLELLFQLIHLYFTEPKIDPVVAQNYKESVIQYQRNRLNDPEQRYADELHLLVTDNHPKSQPWSVEEAEQIDPKIALDFYKQRFSKANNFTFVITGNIKEEEIKPLIEQYIASLPATDNTETWRDEKIRTVERNIHFSRNTALDEKTKVNLQFHKPIENYISETRFRLGLYEELLQQELQAKLREELGEVYSIGVNASIDRYPTEWFNLLISFNAEPGHENNLIEVIQQVIKKSLSEPLSQDKLDNIKQQRRMTFTEGQQSNQFWLGQIVLYERENIDYYYLTHYMERLDAVTAKQIQETANMLFKDSYLITSIMRPDDGADIVDKVEQKSEQAITD, encoded by the coding sequence TTGAGTTCCAAAATCAGCAAAACAAGATTCAGTTTGTTACTTCTGTGCATCAGTTTTCTGATCTCATGTCAGACTCTTGCTCCGGAAAAAGATAACAATCGACTTCCATTATCGCCAGAAGTGACAACCGGTGAGCTGAAAAATGGTATCCGCTACTATATTCACCCTAATGGAAAACCTGAAGAAAGAGCTTACATCACACTACTGCTAAACGTCGGCTCGTTGCAGGAAGAAGAACATGAACGTGGTGCTGCTCATTTCGTTGAGCACATGGCTTTTAATGGCTCAACTCACTTTAATAAAAATGATCTGGTCACCACACTGGAAAGTCTGGGCATGAGCTTTGGCTCGGATATTAACGCCTTTACCAGTTTTGACAGTACTCGATACCATTTAGAAATCCCTACCGACAATCCAGATAACTGGTCAACCATAGCTTTGATTCTTGATGACTGGATTACAGGCATCAAATTTGAGCCAGAAGAAGTCGAGAAAGAACGCAAAGTCATCCTCTCGGAAAAACGTGCTCGTAAAGGATTAGGTGAGCGACTCTCTGAAGTGCTGACACCCATCAATTTTGGTGATGCTAGACATGGCAAGAGAATGCCCATCGGCACCGACGAGACTCTTAACGCCATGACTGCGGATGACCTGAGAGATTTTTATCAGAAGTGGTATCAACCCCACAATATGGCTCTAATCATTACTGGAGATGTTGATCCTGAAAATGCCGTTAAATTTTTTAATAACACCATCGGTCAGATTAAACCCTCCAATGCCATAAAACCTCAGGAATATTTAATTCCAGCAAAACAGGAGCCTGATTTTGAAATCATTACCGATCAGGAGATTCTCAGCAGTTCCCTGAATATTCGCTACCAAACCCATAGTGTCACCCTTGATGACTATGATGCACTGCGCTATCGACTACTTAATCAGATTGTTGTCAGTCTTTTTAATAAAAGAATGTATGAGCTGGCGGAAAGTGCTGAGAAGCCTTTTGAAAATGCCGGACTTGGCTATTCTCAATTAGGAAATGACAAATTACTGTTTAATTTTTCGGTCACACCTAAAGATGGTTATTTCAGTCAGGGTTACACTCGTCTGATTGAAGAAATGAAGCGTGTGGAACAGCATGGTTTTCTGGATACTGAACTTGAGCGTTATCGCAAAGAAGTCCTTAACGGCAGTTTACTCGCAGTAGAAGACATGGACTCCACTCACTCCAGTCATCTAACTGAACAATATATGTCACACTTCCTATATGGTGAACATTATTTCTCAACCATTCAGCGCCATTTGTTATTGGAGGCTGTGTTACCAACCATAAGTGCGTCTGAAATATCCGAACACTTTAAGCGACTGCTCTCCAATCCACTACACTCAACTATCGTCTATGCTCCAGTGAATGAAGCGCCAGCTAAAGATCTAAAAAATGACCTTTATACAAAGCTGGAACAATCTGTTCAGGTTGAACCTTACCAGGAAGCTGAACTCGATGCTCCACTGATGGTAGCTCTACCCGAAAAAGGCAGTATTGTTGATCAGTCCTCAATAGAAGCGGTTGAAGCCACAAAATATCAGTTGAGTAATGGTGCCACCGTAATCATTCGACCCAGTGATTTGTCAAACACTGAAGTATTGCTGGTAGCTTATGCACCGGGGGGATACTCGCTTGCCAGTAAGCAACAGCAGCGCTCTGCAATGGAATCAGCGAAACTGGTAGCTTCTTCCGGCATTGGCAGTTACACCCGTACTGATCTTGGTAAAAAGCTTCAGGATAAAACGGTGCAACTTAATTTGAATGTGGGACGTTACTATTCTCAACTATCCGCCAGTAGCGCGCCCAAGGATCTGGAGTTGTTGTTTCAGTTGATTCATCTCTATTTTACCGAGCCAAAAATTGATCCGGTTGTTGCTCAAAATTATAAAGAGTCTGTTATTCAATATCAGCGCAATCGTCTTAATGATCCAGAGCAGCGCTACGCAGATGAGTTACACTTATTGGTCACTGACAACCACCCAAAATCACAACCCTGGTCAGTTGAAGAGGCTGAACAAATTGATCCGAAAATTGCTTTAGATTTCTACAAACAACGATTTTCAAAAGCGAATAATTTTACCTTCGTTATTACCGGCAATATCAAGGAAGAAGAAATTAAGCCGCTAATTGAGCAATACATTGCAAGTCTACCTGCAACCGATAACACTGAAACTTGGCGTGATGAAAAAATTAGAACAGTTGAACGCAATATCCATTTCTCACGTAATACAGCTTTAGATGAAAAAACTAAGGTTAACTTGCAATTTCATAAACCTATTGAGAACTACATTTCCGAAACTCGATTCCGTTTGGGACTATATGAGGAACTACTTCAACAAGAATTGCAGGCCAAGCTTAGAGAGGAATTAGGCGAGGTGTACTCTATTGGTGTTAATGCCAGCATCGATCGCTATCCAACTGAGTGGTTCAATCTGCTTATCAGTTTCAACGCTGAGCCTGGACATGAAAATAATTTAATTGAAGTTATCCAGCAAGTTATTAAGAAAAGTCTTAGTGAGCCTTTATCACAAGATAAGCTGGATAACATCAAGCAACAGCGACGCATGACATTTACTGAGGGTCAACAAAGTAATCAGTTCTGGCTGGGACAAATTGTTTTATATGAACGCGAAAATATAGACTATTATTATTTAACTCACTATATGGAGCGTTTAGATGCGGTTACTGCTAAGCAAATTCAGGAAACTGCCAATATGCTTTTTAAAGACAGTTACCTGATTACAAGTATCATGCGACCTGACGATGGCGCCGATATCGTTGATAAAGTCGAGCAAAAATCCGAACAGGCAATTACGGATTAA